A window of the Torulaspora globosa chromosome 6, complete sequence genome harbors these coding sequences:
- the UTP18 gene encoding Utp18p (ancestral locus Anc_1.305) produces the protein MTTAVKIPQPGAINHEIPSPDEEEQLLAKIVFGDTSDFQENIKNFDLELLLNEQEDEIAETYADGYRSGSEDDDEDVNPDLNRIQDDQLFFVDDGEMEVDEDVVVDESEPSEESSGELMGDDEDAWQDSDDEGVSVSIVTSNRSKKLRKSYQESQISGRDYIRRLRAQFEKIYPKPSWVDDVSDEEQADGNESDKENEQAVDGDMNALSKILGTLYEYKDISHRLLPPKTLDIVRLKDANVAHPSHSAIQSLSFHPYKPLLLTGGYDRTLRIYHIDGKTNHLVTSVHLRGTPVQTCCFYASPLGGFRDKPDVQRIFSGGRRRYMHSWDLSNALTHSSSLGAVAKIDKLSRMYGHEDTQRSFEKFKVAHFHNFNTNQTHGIILLQGNNGWINVLNGETGVWMTGCKINGVLTDFCIDYKPVSKDKFQTILIAANTYSEIWEFNLNDSGKIHRKWKDEGGVGVTKIQVGGGTNSDNIVTTRNGGVRANRWLAIGSESGYVNVYDRKSFSNNPRPVAALDQLTTTISSLTFSPDGQILCMASRAIKDALRLVHLPTCSVFSNWPTSGTPLGKVTAVSFSPHGEMLAVGNEQGKVRLWSLNHY, from the coding sequence ATGACTACTGCTGTGAAAATCCCACAGCCTGGCGCGATAAATCATGAGATTCCGTCGCCTGATGAGGAGGAACAATTGCTGGCAAAGATTGTGTTTGGTGACACATCGGACTTCCAGGAGAAtatcaagaactttgatCTAGAGCTTCTGTTAAATGAAcaggaagatgagatcgCGGAGACGTATGCTGACGGCTATCGCTCCGGTTCagaagacgatgacgagGACGTTAATCCAGACTTGAATCGTATTCAAGACGATCAGCTATTTTTCGTAGACGATGGTGAAATGGAAGTGGATGAAGATGTCGTTGTGGATGAAAGTGAGCCGTCTGAGGAAAGCAGTGGTGAATTGATGGgggatgacgaagacgcCTGGCAAGATTCCGATGATGAGGGTGTTTCTGTATCCATTGTCACGTCGAACAGAAGTAAGAAATTGAGAAAATCTTACCAAGAGTCACAAATTAGCGGTAGAGATTATATTCGGAGGCTCAGAGCtcaatttgaaaaaatATATCCCAAACCTAGTTGGGTAGATGATGTATCCGACGAGGAGCAGGCAGACGGTAACGAGTCCGATAAGGAAAATGAGCAGGCGGTTGACGGTGATATGAACGCGCTCTCCAAGATCCTGGGGACTCTTTACGAGTATAAGGATATCTCCCACAGGCTTCTCCCGCCAAAGACACTGGATATCGTACGATTGAAAGATGCCAATGTTGCACATCCGTCACATTCAGCAATACAGTCGCTGTCATTCCACCCTTATAAGCCTTTGCTTCTAACTGGTGGTTATGATCGAACGCTGCGAATTTATCACATTGATGGAAAGACCAACCACTTAGTTACTAGCGTTCACCTGAGAGGCACGCCAGTTCAAACCTGCTGTTTTTATGCTTCGCCACTGGGTGGTTTTAGAGATAAACCTGATGTGCAACGTATTTTCTCTGGGGGCAGGAGACGCTACATGCATTCATGGGATCTATCCAACGCTTTGACGCATTCATCTTCTTTAGGTGCTGTGGCCAAAATCGACAAGCTTTCAAGGATGTATGGTCACGAAGATACCCAAAGATCTtttgagaagttcaaggtgGCGCATTTTCACAATTTCAACACTAATCAAACGCACGGAATCATTCTTCTGCAAGGTAATAATGGTTGGATCAATGTATTAAATGGTGAGACTGGGGTATGGATGACCGGTTGCAAAATCAATGGTGTCTTGACAGACTTCTGTATTGATTATAAACCGGTATCAAAGGATAAGTTCCAAACGATTTTGATAGCAGCGAATACTTACTCGGAAATTTGGGAGTTTAATCTAAACGACAGCGGGAAAATCCACCGTAAATGGAAAGATGAAGGTGGCGTAGGAGTTACCAAGATTCAAGTTGGTGGAGGCACGAACTCAGATAACATAGTGACCACAAGAAACGGTGGCGTGAGAGCCAATAGATGGCTTGCCATAGGGAGTGAAAGCGGTTACGTTAATGTCTATGATAGAAAGAGCTTCTCTAATAATCCAAGGCCAGTTGCCGCATTAGACCAGTTAACCACAACAATTTCTTCGCTGACATTTTCTCCAGATGGACAGATATTATGCATGGCATCCAGGGCTATAAAAGATGCGCTACGTTTGGTTCACTTACCCACCTGTAGCGTGTTCTCAAACTGGCCTACCAGCGGCACACCTTTGGGAAAAGTCACAGCTGTCTCATTTTCCCCCCACGGCGAAATGCTAGCTGTCGGTAACGAACAGGGTAAAGTAAGGCTTTGGTCATTGAATCACTATTAA
- the DUG2 gene encoding glutamine amidotransferase subunit DUG2 (ancestral locus Anc_1.306), with product MASSNNPELVHKWGHGYSIISIISFPKRNLLFAGTQDSKILAFTLYTYELVKTIQLGDDQELNTRSSVLCLERSNDENYLFSAGADSLVRVWSLYEIGGTVQVREVATVYSVTDIGDIFSITYLDSIQTLVFGCQNASMLYLGNIFDKLLAAEENSPCDLNRLPHRRYDKFFDSSGPTGQPSQKQVASDKFHEKALQNGPCNLILEISSENIINYAHNGFVYSISKLCLSCSSLLRNDSTSEFEHNHPHEFERKKSLCRSHSDISECIITGGGDGISRVWCLTKNVNGVVSVSSLGTVLDNEETVLAQATDFPFLYCGLSEGIIKIWDLTTKQLVSTLHTPDKSDIISISVYKNHVFAINEGGITLFHDKEVIHWNEHQDKMLSSDLFERRIGPNEMQLSFLVGGNDGTLRLWNLSEVLKNSLTEIENQASELGRRKSIALARGSSLKPDSEHMLATLRDLIGMQSVSQSPSTVEQLESRRCATYLSKLFSKFGAKEVHLFPLESGHNPVVFASFIGNGKNKQKILWYGHYDVIPAADRNRWNSDPFTLTCENGYMRGRGVSDNKGPLVAAIHSVATLLKAGELRNDVVFIVEGSEEIGSPGLELVCTQSKELIGGKIDWIFLSNSTWVDEEHPCLNYGLRGVINAKIKVWSDEPDRHSGVDGGLHREPTADLFNIISKLQDDQGRIQIPNFYEPLKDISAYDRHRFKEIVDIVQFENNVEVDDLIKNWAKPSLSVTTMTMSGPGNVTVIPQSATVGLSIRLVPEQSVCEVKKALTEYLQRCFQELSTPNYLQISIENCAEAWLGDPTNHAYQVFKEEMTKTWEMEPLFVKEGGSVPCVRALERIFNAPAIQIPCGQSTDNGHLDNENLRIKNWTNLAEIISNVFRRL from the coding sequence ATGGCATCTTCAAACAATCCAGAGTTGGTTCATAAGTGGGGCCATGGTTACTCCATTATATCAATCATTTCGTTCCCAAAGAGAAATCTGCTGTTTGCAGGTACGCAAGACTCGAAGATCCTGGCATTTACTCTCTACACATATGAATTGGTAAAGACGATACAGTTGGGCGATGATCAGGAACTCAACACTCGTTCGAGCGTTCTGTGTCTCGAGAGGTCCAATGATGAAAACTACCTGTTCTCAGCAGGTGCGGATTCACTTGTCAGAGTATGGTCTTTGTACGAGATTGGTGGAACGGTCCAAGTCAGAGAAGTGGCGACGGTTTATTCGGTCACAGATATAGGTGACATCTTCTCTATCACATATCTGGACTCGATACAAACGCTTGTATTTGGTTGCCAAAATGCTAGCATGCTGTATCTGGGAAACATCTTTGATAAGCTTTTAGCTGCGGAAGAGAATTCACCTTGCGATCTAAACAGATTACCGCATAGAAGATACGATAAattctttgattcttcagGACCAACAGGTCAACCAAGTCAAAAACAAGTAGCATCCGACAAATTTCATGAGAAGGCATTGCAGAACGGGCCTTGTAATCTAATTTTGGAGATATCGTCTGAGAATATCATCAACTATGCACATAACGGTTTCGTTTACAGCATCTCGAAGCTCTGTCtcagctgcagcagttTACTGCGCAACGATAGCACTAGCGAATTTGAGCATAATCATCCACATGAGTTTGAACGCAAAAAAAGCTTATGTCGCAGCCATTCGGATATATCAGAATGCATCATCACGGGCGGGGGAGACGGTATTAGTAGAGTATGGTGCTTGACAAAAAACGTTAATGGGGTTGTCTCAGTCAGTTCGCTAGGTACCGTGCTGGAcaatgaagaaactgtGCTTGCTCAGGCAACTGATTTTCCCTTCCTATACTGCGGCCTTTCTGAAGGCATTATCAAGATTTGGGACTTGACTACAAAACAATTAGTGTCCACTTTGCACACCCCTGACAAGTCAGATATCATATCAATATCCGTTTACAAGAATCATGTCTTTGCCATTAACGAGGGAGGAATAACTCTATTCCACGATAAGGAAGTGATTCATTGGAACGAACATCAAGATAAAATGTTGAGTTCAGATCTGTTCGAGAGACGTATTGGGCCAAACGAAATGCAGCTAAGCTTCCTAGTTGGCGGCAATGACGGTACATTGCGTTTATGGAATCTGTCAGAggtcttgaagaactcGCTAACAGAGATCGAAAATCAGGCTTCGGAGTTGGGCCGTCGCAAATCTATCGCCCTCGCTCGCGGCAGCTCTCTCAAACCTGATAGTGAGCACATGTTGGCAACTCTGCGTGACTTGATAGGCATGCAGTCTGTATCACAATCACCCAGCACAGTGGAACAGCTTGAATCTAGACGTTGTGCTACCTATTTGAGCAAACTTTTCTCTAAGTTTGGGGCCAAAGAAGTACACTTATTTCCCCTAGAATCTGGCCATAATCCAGTGGTGTTTGCCTCTTTCATTGGAAATGGCAAGAACAAACAAAAGATTCTGTGGTATGGCCACTATGATGTTATTCCAGCTGCTGATCGGAATAGATGGAATTCGGACCCGTTCACTCTAACTTGCGAAAATGGCTATATGAGGGGACGTGGAGTTAGCGATAACAAGGGTCCCCTGGTTGCCGCAATTCATTCTGTTGCGACGCTCTTGAAGGCTGGAGAACTGCGCAACGATGTTGTATTCATCGTTGAAGGAAGCGAAGAGATAGGTTCCCCGGGGCTCGAATTGGTATGCACTCAAAGCAAGGAATTGATCGGTGGAAAAATCGACTGGATCTTCCTAAGTAACTCAACGTGggttgatgaagagcaCCCCTGTCTGAATTACGGCTTGAGAGGTGTCATAAATGCGAAGATTAAAGTCTGGAGCGACGAGCCCGATAGGCATTCAGGTGTGGACGGTGGTTTACACAGAGAACCTACAGCTGATTTATTCAACATTATCTCCAAACTACAGGATGATCAGGGAAGGATTCAGATTCCAAATTTTTACGAACCATTAAAGGACATCAGTGCATATGACCGCCATAGGTTCAAAGAGATCGTCGATATTGTTCAATTTGAGAATAATGTAGAAGTCGATGACCTCATAAAGAACTGGGCCAAACCTTCCTTATCTGTTACGACAATGACCATGAGTGGCCCAGGAAACGTTACCGTGATTCCACAATCGGCAACTGTCGGATTATCAATAAGACTTGTGCCTGAGCAGAGCGTCTGCGAGGTCAAGAAAGCATTGACAGAATACTTACAGAGATGCTTTCAAGAGCTCTCCACCCCCAATTACCTACAAATATCGATAGAAAACTGTGCCGAAGCCTGGCTAGGTGACCCAACCAATCATGCATATCAGGTtttcaaggaagagatgaCAAAAACCTGGGAAATGGAGCCactcttcgtcaaagaaGGTGGATCCGTGCCCTGCGTGAGAGCACTAGAACGCATATTCAATGCGCCCGCCATTCAGATCCCATGCGGTCAATCTACTGACAATGGGCATCTGGATAACGAGAATTTGAGAATCAAGAACTGGACAAATCTGGCGGAGATTATCTCGAACGTTTTCAGAAGACTCTGA
- the SAF1 gene encoding SCF ubiquitin ligase complex subunit SAF1 (ancestral locus Anc_1.307): MSDISSDDGAVYNSVPPDIVQAALPFLSPQDIRSLSHTNRYFYKLLNYKSSETLWHDLFCKVYETSYSDDEPFGDKIMLQNFSSLSWQERFKLRSEEAKLHTWGCLKHARLGFTATSNPHIPEADVNGIGRRLRYGVNTPELVPWFSSDESKLNGDSSIVQLSGGGFSFQILTRSGKLYTTGSTFSGGHVGPGPAEGQHDFNPFREAVHNLEASFPHTRDIVLAPVGLPGSFPGRSTQHHGPTPTLGPHSNIYEELEQMDRNSAQTVPNNEHIKRVYPRNAFEIFTSDSNSFKVDKEQLDSIKFVAVSSGRSHFIAMDTKHDLYSWDSPDSDYGVKLAFEGLPPRETNPIWKIASGWDLNCIYVHQVGLVVWNKREALKKGELCSKADYSIIPQTGEITGPRKVIDFACFQGDCVFYITNDGENLWKYSHGLVQQIKLPIAGKFVRISVCYSLLVLFTDNECYTVKIENGNVDNETLIELKLEDPDDRVISLATGDYHNIALTLKGQIYAWGLESQLCGCLGLGSPEHVVEHENIGRWDSIRNMRVAKPTKICLDREYVCVAVSAGGWQSGALIIKR, from the coding sequence ATGTCAGATATTTCCTCAGATGATGGGGCTGTCTACAACAGCGTTCCTCCGGATATTGTGCAAGCTGCTTTACCGTTTCTGTCACCTCAGGACATCAGGAGTCTTTCCCACACCAATAGGTACTTCTACAAGTTGCTGAATTACAAATCATCAGAAACTTTATGGCACGATCTTTTCTGTAAGGTTTACGAGACTTCTTATAGTGATGATGAGCCTTTTGGAGACAAGATTATGTTGCAGAACTTCAGCTCACTGAGCTGGCAAGAGCGCTTCAAACTGCGTTCGGAGGAGGCCAAACTTCATACCTGGGGTTGTCTTAAGCATGCAAGATTGGGGTTTACGGCTACTTCCAACCCTCATATACCTGAAGCGGATGTCAACGGCATTGGAAGAAGGCTTAGATATGGTGTGAACACTCCGGAGCTTGTCCCTTGGTTCTCGTCGGATGAGAGTAAGTTGAACGGGGATAGTTCTATAGTTCAGCTATCGGGTGGTGGGTTttctttccaaattttgaCCCGATCTGGGAAGCTTTATACCACAGGCTCAACTTTCTCAGGTGGCCATGTTGGCCCGGGACCGGCTGAGGGACAACATGACTTTAACCCCTTTCGTGAAGCGGTTCACAATCTCgaagcttcttttcctcaCACCAGAGACATCGTGCTGGCTCCCGTTGGTCTCCCAGGAAGTTTCCCAGGAAGATCTACCCAACATCATGGTCCGACTCCAACTCTTGGTCCTCACTCGAATATATACGAGGAGCTAGAGCAAATGGACAGGAACTCCGCTCAGACGGTGCCCAACAATGAGCATATAAAGAGGGTATACCCTCGCAATGCCTTTGAAATATTCACTTCAGATTCCAACTCTTTCAAGGTGGACAAGGAGCAACTGGACTCTATCAAGTTTGTGGCGGTCTCATCTGGTAGAAGTCATTTCATTGCTATGGATACCAAACATGATTTATACTCGTGGGACTCGCCTGACTCTGACTATGGTGTCAAACTAGCTTTCGAAGGGCTGCCACCTAGAGAAACTAATCCAATATGGAAGATTGCCTCAGGCTGGGACTTGAATTGCATATACGTACATCAGGTTGGATTGGTCGTCTGGAATAAACGTGAAGCACTCAAGAAGGGTGAGCTGTGCTCAAAAGCTGACTATTCAATTATTCCTCAGACAGGTGAGATTACAGGTCCTCGTAAAGTAATCGACTTTGCATGCTTCCAAGGGGACTGCGTGTTTTACATTACAAACGACGGGGAAAACCTCTGGAAATACTCCCATGGTCTTGTTCAGCAAATCAAGCTCCCGATTGCAGGGAAATTTGTGAGAATATCTGTTTGTTATAGCCTTCTGGTCCTTTTTACCGATAACGAATGCTACACGGTTAAAATCGAGAACGGTAACGTCGACAACGAAACGCTCATTGAGCTGAAACTGGAAGATCCTGACGATCGAGTGATTTCTTTAGCCACCGGAGACTATCATAATATTGCACTAACTCTAAAAGGTCAGATCTACGCTTGGGGATTAGAGAGCCAGCTTTGTGGTTGCCTGGGCCTGGGATCCCCGGAACACGTAGTAGAGCATGAGAATATAGGAAGATGGGATAGTATAAGGAATATGAGGGTTGCGAAACCAACGAAGATTTGTCTTGATCGAGAGTACGTATGTGTGGCTGTTAGCGCTGGCGGTTGGCAGTCTGGTGCTCTGATAATCAAGAGGTAA
- a CDS encoding S-formylglutathione hydrolase (ancestral locus Anc_1.308) has translation MSFKVSEDVAVCGGRLLKLSHFSQVIGTIMNVNVYLPKQYYSQTDNKVIPAVYYLSGLTCSPQNASEKAFWPFQADKYGFAVVFPDTSPRGGDVPGDPEGSWDFGVGAGFYVNATQKPYDKHYQMYDYIHKELPTSLDEYFSNGSRLDFVDNVAITGHSMGGFGALAGFLKNYDANRYKSCSAFAPIVNPIKVPWGRKAFGGYLGADEEAWKGYDPSELVKKVSNRGNDRILIHQGTKDPFLESNLKPELLLEASKGTSWEGKIDLKLVDGFDHSYYFVSSFVPEHAAFHAKNLGLI, from the coding sequence ATGTCTTTCAAGGTAAGCGAAGATGTTGCTGTTTGTGGAGGAaggctcttgaagctgtCCCACTTCTCACAAGTGATCGGAACAATAATGAATGTCAACGTTTATTTGCCGAAGCAATACTATTCCCAGACTGACAACAAGGTGATCCCTGCTGTATACTACCTTTCTGGCTTAACTTGCAGCCCTCAGAATGCTTCTGAGAAGGCTTTCTGGCCCTTCCAAGCTGACAAGTATGGATTCGCAGTGGTGTTTCCTGACACATCTCCTCGTGGTGGAGATGTGCCAGGCGATCCAGAGGGCTCCTGGGACTTTGGCGTTGGCGCAGGATTCTACGTGAATGCCACCCAGAAGCCTTATGACAAGCACTATCAAATGTATGATTACATACATAAGGAGCTGCCAACATCGCTGGACGAGTACTTTTCAAACGGCTCCCGTCTAGATTTCGTCGACAACGTGGCTATAACTGGCCATTCGATGGGCGGTTTCGGTGCTTTAGCTgggttcttgaagaattaCGATGCGAACCGCTACAAGTCCTGCTCCGCTTTTGCTCCCATAGTCAATCCTATCAAAGTTCCTTGGGGTAGAAAAGCGTTTGGGGGATATCTAGGGGCAGATGAGGAGGCTTGGAAAGGGTACGATCCGTCTGAACTGGTAAAGAAAGTTAGCAATCGAGGAAATGACCGGATTTTAATTCATCAGGGAACAAAAGATCCATTCCTCGAAAGCAATTTAAAACCTGAGCTTCTGTTAGAGGCATCTAAGGGCACTTCTTGGGAAGGTAAGATTGATTTAAAACTGGTTGACGGTTTCGATCACTCATACTACTTTGTAAGCAGTTTTGTTCCGGAACATGCAGCCTTCCACGCCAAGAACTTAGGGTTGATTTGA
- the PAF1 gene encoding Paf1p (ancestral locus Anc_1.309) — MSKKQEYIAKIKYQNNLPPPLLPPKLLKYKVNDGEEPDSAELITSLYSKTSVTPLVKLNNDLGMPLDLMQVPGLLNNMDTKYLYELDGVKLAQQDRVLLRAPGADRIPKTDMSKVTFLRRTEYISTAITSHGHGEEKKKRPASQLDESEESLSAPQIVEKVESGFDAMTKDLSQLQHPVKKKVHAVKTWNLLPDTASMDQSYFTLKLVGSAALHSSEKQKLALSTAIFRPVELEEDEWISMYATDPKHSDVLSKNMEKKIDDNLQDEENEGKIYKFKRLRDFDMKQIPRQGHAGDFGELALVLNDEKGIAYYRPLRSRIELRRRRVNDVIKPLVREHNIDQINVTLRNPTPQEANVRDRLRMKFDPIDFANVDEEEEERERETDNQESSAPAAQEPPSQEPQATQDSKEPDSLAEDPEKQDAKETEQAKEIQA; from the coding sequence ATGTCTAAGAAGCAGGAATATATTGCCAAGATCAAATACCAAAATAATCTGCCACCTCCGCTTCTGCCACCTAAGCTACTCAAGTACAAAGTGAACGATGGGGAAGAGCCGGACTCAGCAGAATTGATCACTTCGTTGTACAGCAAAACTTCTGTGACACCATTGGTAAAGCTCAACAATGACCTGGGGATGCCTCTGGATCTGATGCAAGTTCCTGGACTGCTTAACAACATGGACACCAAGTATCTATACGAACTTGACGGAGTGAAGCTGGCTCAGCAGGACAGAGTGCTGCTGAGAGCACCCGGTGCTGATAGGATTCCGAAGACGGATATGTCTAAGGTGACGTTTTTAAGACGTACTGAGTACATTTCGACTGCCATCACGTCTCATGGACATGgagaggaaaagaagaagaggccagCTTCGCAGCTAGATGAGAGCGAAGAGTCCCTGAGTGCCCCGCAGAtagttgaaaaggttgaaaGCGGTTTTGACGCCATGACAAAGGACCTATCACAGTTGCAACATCCAGTCAAAAAGAAAGTACATGCTGTGAAGACGTGGAATCTGTTGCCCGATACAGCGTCGATGGACCAAAGCTACTTTACGTTGAAGCTGGTAGGAAGTGCAGCATTGCATTCCAGcgagaagcagaagcttGCGCTTTCAACGGCTATTTTCCGTCCGgtggagctggaggaggATGAGTGGATCTCGATGTATGCCACAGACCCCAAGCACTCAGACGTTCTATCAAAGAacatggaaaagaagattgatGACAATTTACAAGACGAGGAGAATGAAGGTAAGATCTACAAATTCAAGAGATTGCGGGACTTTGATATGAAGCAGATACCACGTCAGGGACACGCTGGCGACTTCGGCGAATTGGCTTTAGTTCTGAACGACGAGAAGGGCATCGCTTACTATAGACCACTCCGCTCAAGAATTGAGCTAAGACGTCGGCGGGTCAACGATGTTATAAAACCGCTAGTGAGGGAACATAACATCGACCAAATAAACGTCACTTTAAGGAACCCAACACCACAAGAAGCCAACGTGAGGGACAGATTGCGAATGAAATTCGACCCAATTGATTTCGCAAACgtcgacgaagaagaggaggagcGCGAGCGAGAAACAGATAACCAAGAGTCGTCGGCGCCCGCCGCTCAAGAGCCTCCCTCTCAAGAACCCCAGGCGACACAGGACTCCAAGGAACCAGATTCTTTAGCAGAAGACCCTGAGAAGCAAGATGCGAAAGAGACAGAACAAGCTAAAGAAATCCAAGCGTAG
- the MPM1 gene encoding Mpm1p (ancestral locus Anc_1.310), producing the protein MGLFGGSEDKNIDKVNQRILEDELAGPVADKVGSISDSMSSIWKDSSSLWSDAVENPDKFLRDISGLQNHKERDVWENFAMSASDAVGSLLDAFGLPGGYGNPRRIKYLMDDPFTSEEIVAQGVTGLFNYRTPTELQFTECNQVGGLSVWNTKGWWRCLFPEKEVSKRLADQKDQLPFILTKEKAENDHAHKFGLFFPEYTGYLTWKSHMNQLIRERRDKQAAAAKDKPVPATPEDFMIETERRPDDKEKRVIGTSEYVTYTYTPEGQNEMKKTKTYYDNGTVLVKSQSKLTPADDGKPQVETSEKIVRVEDDEK; encoded by the coding sequence ATGGGTTTATTCGGTGGCTCTGAAGATAAGAATATCGATAAGGTGAACCAGAGGATCCTGGAGGACGAACTGGCCGGTCCTGTGGCGGATAAAGTAGGATCAATTTCTGATTCGATGTCTTCGATTTGGAAGGACTCATCCTCACTGTGGTCTGATGCCGTGGAGAATCCTGATAAGTTTCTACGTGACATCTCTGGTTTGCAAAACCATAAGGAGCGAGATGTCTGGGAGAACTTTGCGATGAGCGCATCCGATGCGGTCGGGTCTCTACTGGACGCTTTTGGATTACCAGGTGGTTATGGGAATCCGAGAAGGATCAAATACTTGATGGACGACCCGTTCACTTCTGAGGAGATTGTGGCTCAAGGTGTCACCGGGCTTTTCAACTACAGAACGCCGACTGAGCTGCAGTTCACGGAATGTAATCAAGTGGGAGGGCTCTCAGTGTGGAATACCAAGGGCTGGTGGAGATGTCTGTTCCCCGAGAAGGAGGTTAGCAAAAGACTCGCTGACCAGAAAGACCAGCTGCCATTTATTTTGACCAAGGAGAAGGCCGAAAACGATCACGCACACAAGTTTGGACTGTTCTTCCCGGAGTACACAGGGTATTTGACGTGGAAGAGCCACATGAACCAGCTGATTCGTGAGCGAAGGGACAAGCAGGCTGCAGCAGCGAAGGACAAGCCCGTTCCCGCGACACCAGAGGACTTTATGATCGAAACTGAGCGCCGTCCTGACGATAAGGAAAAGAGGGTTATTGGCACTTCTGAGTATGTGACATACACTTACACGCCAGAGGGCCAAAAcgaaatgaagaagacaaagaCATACTACGATAACGGCACGGTGCTTGTCAAATCTCAAAGCAAACTGACTCCCGCAGACGATGGCAAACCACAGGTCGAGACctctgaaaagatcgtGCGTGTGGAGGATGATGAGAAATGA
- the DPB3 gene encoding DNA polymerase epsilon noncatalytic subunit (ancestral locus Anc_1.311) has protein sequence MAENVADKVEDRMQVDEQDTMPDENPTAAEQPSSECTRVMEQLKRTQPRLPISKVKKIAKSDPDYILTAGNAFMAVAFAAELFVQSLTEEMIQLSYLSSKSSNSKSVRLSYQHLSECVARKENYLFLEDVVPKTKNLRTLVKENKVRYMTRPEGQQTLPFREKTVEPEGEEGDEEEQDSAEEDVEDPAVEEQLKEIEEMNRVPDLPGDGNHSEEEQSDHGEEDEPPAN, from the coding sequence ATGGCGGAGAATGTCGCAGACAAGGTGGAAGATCGAATGCAAGTGGACGAGCAAGATACAATGCCGGACGAAAACCCAACGGCAGCGGAGCAGCCGTCGAGTGAATGCACGAGAGTCatggagcagctgaagcGAACCCAGCCCCGACTACCGATCTCCAAAGTCAAGAAGATCGCAAAAAGCGACCCCGACTACATACTGACCGCGGGAAATGCATTCATGGCTGTTGCTTTCGCGGCAGAGCTGTTTGTGCAGTCGCTcacagaagaaatgatTCAGCTGTCGTACCTGTCAAGCAAGTCGAGTAATTCCAAGAGCGTGCGGCTAAGCTATCAGCATCTGTCCGAGTGTGTTGCTAGGAAAGAGAACTATCTATTCCTCGAAGATGTTGTACCAAAGACCAAGAACCTCCGGACGCTGGTCAAGGAGAACAAGGTTAGATACATGACAAGGCCTGAAGGGCAACAAACCCTTCCGTTCCGGGAGAAGACGGTGGAAcctgaaggagaagaaggggacgaagaagagcaggaCTCGGCAGAGGAGGACGTGGAGGATCCCGCGGTGGAAGAACAGTTGAAGGAAATCGAAGAGATGAACCGAGTGCCAGACTTGCCCGGTGATGGGAACCATTCTGAAGAGGAACAGAGCGACcatggcgaagaagatgaacCACCAGCCAACTGA